From one Sebastes umbrosus isolate fSebUmb1 unplaced genomic scaffold, fSebUmb1.pri S35, whole genome shotgun sequence genomic stretch:
- the LOC119484173 gene encoding uncharacterized protein PF11_0207-like encodes MRRKYNTRSRNNNKRQNKTREQPATKANSEHEASEHEEDATERMEQDHTEMLREGLATISKDIKELKQELRHELNMFKVELKREMKEEITNLQQEIDCKLTENHRELQKQQASITEAQTRIAELEEWKTDANETLTAVWEQTCRMQGKLTDLEGRSRRNNIRVFGLLEDTEGSSTSKYLEQLLSAELELPEGTNLQIQRAHRSLAPKPSQSTFL; translated from the coding sequence ATGAGAAGAAAATATAATACAAGAAGTCGGAATAAcaataaaaggcaaaacaaaacGCGAGAACAACCTGCAACGAAAGCTAACTCCGAACACGAAGCTAGCGAACACGAGGAGGACGCAACGGAGAGAATGGAACAGGACCACACAGAGATGCTGCGAGAGGGACTCGCTACCATCAGTAAAGATATAAAAGAGCTCAAACAGGAGTTACGACACGAACTAAACATGTTTAAAGTCGAGCTGAAGAGGGAGATGAAGGAAGAAATCACCAATCTCCAGCAAGAAATAGACTGTAAGCTCACAGAAAACCACCGCGAGCTACAGAAACAACAGGCGAGCATCACAGAAGCACAGACCCGCATAGCTGAGCTGGAGGAGTGGAAGACAGACGCCAACGAGACACTGACGGCGGTGTGGGAGCAGACATGTCGGATGCAAGGGAAACTAACTGACCTCGAAGGAAGATCAAGAAGAAATAATATCCGAGTTTTCGGCCTACTGGAGGATACCGAAGGTAGCTCCACATCCAAATACCTGGAGCAGCTCCTGAGCGCTGAACTCGAGTTACCAGAGGGAACTAATCTCCAGATCCAACGGGCCCACAGGTCGCTCGCCCCAAAACCGAGCCAGAGCACTTTTCTTTGA